The Micromonospora sp. M71_S20 genome has a window encoding:
- a CDS encoding GNAT family N-acetyltransferase: MSDVRVRPTSDERHIDEAARIWAAATAARDGDTEIAPLRLARPLIEAVVGSTPRSFLLVALDADRVVGFAAVEPVPTDESTAEIRYLGVAPDSWGRGVGRHLLRAAPTHLAGAGFVGAELGVYLDNPRAVRLYESAGWLPRGEAAPHPGSGRPEQRYRLDW; encoded by the coding sequence ATGAGCGACGTGCGGGTACGCCCGACCTCCGACGAACGGCACATCGACGAGGCCGCCAGGATCTGGGCGGCGGCGACCGCGGCCCGCGACGGCGACACCGAGATCGCGCCGCTGCGCCTCGCTCGGCCCCTGATCGAGGCGGTGGTCGGCAGCACACCCCGGTCCTTCCTGCTCGTCGCTCTCGACGCGGATCGGGTCGTCGGGTTCGCCGCCGTCGAGCCGGTGCCGACGGACGAGTCGACCGCCGAGATCCGGTACCTCGGGGTCGCGCCCGACAGCTGGGGCCGGGGCGTAGGCCGGCACTTGCTGAGGGCCGCGCCCACCCACCTGGCGGGCGCGGGTTTCGTCGGCGCCGAGCTGGGCGTCTACCTGGACAACCCGCGAGCGGTGCGACTGTACGAGAGCGCCGGCTGGCTGCCGCGCGGCGAGGCCGCACCGCACCCGGGCAGCGGTCGTCCGGAACAGCGGTACCGGCTCGACTGGTGA
- a CDS encoding GAF and ANTAR domain-containing protein, translating to MPSPRPDESPHDLAEALRVLAGLPDDAPVLPGHLSAIVRLSAQVVGPVDFASATVLAPDGHRTQAASDEAALALDLAQYADDAGPCLTALHSGETVGVPDVAGAVVWPGFRDVAWRYGIRASLSVPLFAGSGDPVAALNLYARDAAGMRLLSRRVESCYHAGRSEVLPRMDAGSEQLLAGLADALRSRDLIQRALGLLMDRDGIPAGSAYRQLVAATGPGQALTGTAGAILRQFAS from the coding sequence GTGCCTTCGCCCCGGCCGGACGAGTCGCCGCACGACCTGGCGGAGGCGCTGCGCGTCCTCGCCGGCCTGCCCGACGACGCTCCGGTGCTGCCGGGGCACCTGAGCGCGATCGTCCGGCTGAGCGCGCAGGTGGTGGGTCCGGTGGACTTCGCCTCCGCCACCGTCCTCGCCCCGGACGGGCACCGCACCCAGGCCGCCAGCGACGAGGCGGCCCTGGCGCTCGACCTGGCCCAGTACGCCGACGACGCCGGCCCCTGCCTCACCGCCCTGCACTCCGGCGAGACGGTCGGCGTACCGGATGTCGCCGGTGCGGTGGTGTGGCCCGGCTTCCGGGACGTGGCCTGGCGGTACGGCATCCGGGCGTCGCTGTCCGTGCCGCTCTTCGCCGGCAGCGGCGATCCGGTCGCCGCCCTCAACCTCTACGCCCGCGACGCGGCCGGCATGCGGCTGCTGAGCCGGCGGGTCGAGTCCTGCTACCACGCCGGGCGGAGCGAGGTGCTTCCCCGGATGGACGCCGGCAGCGAGCAACTGCTCGCCGGTCTGGCTGATGCGTTGCGGAGCCGTGACCTCATCCAACGGGCACTCGGGCTGCTGATGGACCGGGACGGCATTCCGGCCGGGTCGGCCTACCGGCAGCTGGTGGCGGCGACCGGGCCGGGCCAGGCGCTGACCGGCACGGCCGGCGCCATCCTGCGCCAGTTCGCGAGCTGA
- a CDS encoding TetR/AcrR family transcriptional regulator has protein sequence MPPRERDTARTRRAVLDAAARAVVVHGAGVSLDLIARTAGVSKGGLLHHFRSREQLLLELARDLAEQFTAAVHAAVDPRDHARGRLVRGYVRATLDGLGDGSTVPEHVILAASLAGVPGVADFLQEDDRSWTKALEADGLDPDRARLITLAADGAAVASLYGGGRDPQDTRRLRDLLIRLSRGEGRLVDPAEQ, from the coding sequence ATGCCGCCTCGCGAGCGTGACACCGCCAGGACCCGCCGGGCGGTGCTGGATGCTGCCGCCCGTGCCGTCGTCGTACACGGCGCGGGGGTCAGCCTGGACCTCATCGCCCGCACCGCCGGGGTTTCCAAGGGCGGGCTGCTGCACCACTTCCGCAGCCGGGAACAGCTGCTGCTGGAGCTGGCCCGCGACCTGGCGGAGCAGTTCACCGCCGCCGTGCACGCCGCCGTCGATCCGCGCGACCACGCCCGGGGCCGGCTGGTGCGCGGTTACGTCAGGGCGACTCTCGACGGGCTGGGCGACGGGTCGACCGTTCCGGAGCACGTCATCCTGGCCGCCTCGCTGGCCGGCGTACCGGGCGTGGCCGATTTCCTGCAGGAGGACGACCGGAGCTGGACCAAGGCCCTGGAAGCCGACGGGCTGGACCCGGACCGCGCGCGACTGATCACACTCGCCGCGGATGGAGCCGCCGTGGCCAGCCTCTACGGGGGCGGCAGGGACCCGCAGGACACGCGGCGCCTACGGGACCTGCTCATCCGGCTGTCGCGCGGCGAGGGCCGACTCGTCGACCCGGCTGAGCAGTGA
- a CDS encoding GAF and ANTAR domain-containing protein translates to MTHPSTDAADAFAELGRIKLGEVGLDDVLQRVAELAKRVLPVPVGVSVTLVRGGTGHTAAFTDDVARDMDERQYAQGGGPCLDAAASGSVLSVPDLGAEDRWPDWAEQGRKAGVGSSVSVGLPIQEAVVGALNVYAHTPHAFDDDAVAVLETFAAYAAVALANAQLYDSTATLARQMQEAMASRAVIEQAKGIIMGEHRCTPTEAFAILSKTSQDSNRKVRDVAQALVDRATGTSRS, encoded by the coding sequence ATGACGCATCCGTCGACGGACGCCGCTGACGCCTTCGCCGAACTCGGTCGCATCAAGCTCGGTGAGGTCGGCCTCGACGACGTCCTGCAACGCGTGGCCGAACTCGCCAAGCGCGTCCTGCCCGTACCGGTGGGGGTGTCGGTCACGCTGGTCCGCGGCGGAACCGGGCACACGGCCGCGTTCACCGACGACGTGGCCCGCGACATGGACGAGCGGCAGTACGCCCAGGGGGGTGGCCCGTGCCTGGACGCCGCCGCCAGCGGCAGCGTCCTGTCCGTGCCCGACCTCGGCGCGGAGGACCGCTGGCCGGACTGGGCCGAGCAGGGCCGCAAGGCCGGAGTCGGCAGTTCGGTCTCGGTGGGTCTGCCCATCCAGGAGGCCGTCGTCGGAGCGCTCAACGTCTACGCGCACACCCCGCACGCCTTCGATGACGACGCGGTGGCGGTCCTGGAGACGTTCGCCGCGTACGCCGCGGTCGCCCTGGCCAACGCGCAGCTCTACGACAGCACCGCCACGCTGGCCCGGCAGATGCAGGAGGCGATGGCGAGCCGCGCGGTCATCGAGCAGGCCAAGGGCATCATCATGGGCGAGCACCGCTGCACCCCGACCGAGGCGTTCGCGATCCTGTCGAAGACGTCGCAGGACTCCAACCGCAAGGTCCGCGACGTGGCCCAGGCCCTGGTCGACCGCGCGACCGGGACATCCAGGTCCTGA
- a CDS encoding ABC transporter ATP-binding protein encodes MTGAATRTERDTTSAQSAPAESVLPELRTMYWETGMQARSEAGLFTVFAELPRLVWTAVRTSWRADRLRTSVVAAATLGGGAMAAFGLLATQRVLVELFAGGPTAEKVVAATPALAVLAGATALRAGMGIATGYAQNGLTPRVSREVERGLFETSTAVRLEAFDADAFADDMERASRGTESTVDLVESSMNLLAGLVGLLAVAVAVVVIHPLLLLALLVATLPKAWAALRAGHLRYRTYTAGSVRRRRLWLLHRLMAERDSAPELRSYGLRRFLLDQYDRVMEVETDIELALARRVTTTTTVGAVIGGIATAAVYLLLGLLLLDGQIPLAAAATCVVAVQAAQRSLAVTTFQVDRVYTEGQHFGDYTGFMTRAAAYLPDPAVGSAGTAPGPLRELAVREASLRYPDRETPAVDGVTLTITAGQTVAFVGENGSGKTTLAAMIATLRAPTDGVICWNGRPLPEWDLDGLRARIAVVTQEYHKWPFTAATNIAVGDVESEVRQDRIEAAAARAVAHEMIQDLPDGYETLLDRTFARGQDLSGGQWQRITAARGFLRDAELLIMDEPSSALDPRAEDALFQAIRDRQGRATTILITHRLANVRHADRIFVLHDGALVEAGSHAELVAAGGRYAELFALQAAGYHDDHAPAPRQR; translated from the coding sequence GTGACCGGAGCCGCCACCCGAACCGAACGGGACACCACGTCGGCACAGTCGGCACCGGCGGAATCGGTCCTGCCGGAGCTGCGGACGATGTACTGGGAGACCGGAATGCAGGCGCGGTCGGAAGCCGGCCTGTTCACCGTGTTCGCCGAGCTGCCCCGGCTGGTCTGGACGGCGGTCCGGACCAGCTGGCGGGCCGACCGACTCCGGACCTCGGTGGTGGCCGCCGCGACGCTCGGCGGCGGGGCGATGGCCGCCTTCGGGCTGCTGGCCACCCAGCGAGTGCTCGTCGAGCTGTTCGCCGGGGGCCCGACCGCGGAGAAGGTGGTCGCCGCGACGCCCGCGCTCGCCGTGCTCGCGGGGGCGACCGCGCTGCGCGCCGGCATGGGCATCGCCACCGGGTACGCGCAGAACGGGCTCACCCCACGGGTGAGCCGGGAGGTGGAACGCGGCCTGTTCGAGACGTCCACGGCGGTACGGCTGGAGGCGTTCGACGCCGACGCGTTCGCCGACGACATGGAGCGGGCCTCCCGGGGCACCGAGTCGACGGTCGACCTGGTGGAGTCGTCGATGAACCTGCTCGCCGGGCTGGTCGGCCTGCTCGCCGTGGCGGTCGCCGTCGTCGTCATCCACCCGCTGCTGCTGCTGGCGCTGCTGGTCGCGACGCTGCCCAAGGCCTGGGCAGCGCTGCGGGCCGGGCACCTGCGCTACCGGACGTACACGGCCGGCTCGGTGCGGCGACGGCGACTGTGGCTGCTGCACCGGCTGATGGCCGAGCGGGACTCGGCGCCGGAGCTGCGCTCCTACGGGCTGCGCCGCTTCCTGCTGGACCAGTACGACCGGGTGATGGAGGTCGAGACCGACATCGAGCTGGCCCTCGCCCGCCGGGTCACCACGACCACCACGGTCGGGGCGGTGATCGGCGGAATCGCCACCGCCGCTGTCTACCTCCTGCTCGGGCTGCTGCTCCTCGACGGTCAGATCCCCCTCGCGGCGGCGGCGACCTGCGTGGTCGCGGTGCAGGCCGCGCAGCGCTCGCTGGCCGTCACCACCTTCCAGGTCGACCGCGTCTACACCGAGGGTCAGCACTTCGGCGACTACACCGGGTTCATGACCCGCGCCGCCGCCTACCTGCCCGACCCGGCCGTGGGCAGCGCGGGCACCGCCCCCGGTCCGCTGCGCGAGCTGGCCGTGCGGGAGGCCAGCCTGCGCTACCCCGACCGGGAGACGCCCGCCGTCGACGGCGTGACGCTGACGATCACGGCGGGGCAGACGGTGGCGTTCGTGGGCGAGAACGGCTCGGGCAAGACCACCCTCGCCGCGATGATCGCCACCCTGCGGGCTCCCACCGACGGCGTCATCTGCTGGAACGGGCGGCCCCTGCCCGAGTGGGACCTCGACGGGCTGCGGGCCCGCATCGCGGTGGTCACGCAGGAGTACCACAAGTGGCCCTTCACGGCCGCGACGAACATCGCCGTCGGCGACGTCGAGAGCGAGGTCCGGCAGGACCGGATCGAGGCCGCCGCCGCCCGTGCCGTCGCGCACGAGATGATCCAGGACCTCCCCGACGGGTACGAGACGCTGCTCGACCGGACGTTCGCCAGGGGCCAGGACCTCTCCGGCGGCCAGTGGCAGCGCATCACCGCCGCCCGCGGCTTCCTCCGCGACGCCGAACTGCTGATCATGGACGAACCGTCCTCCGCCCTCGACCCGCGCGCCGAGGACGCCCTGTTCCAGGCCATCCGGGACCGGCAGGGCCGGGCGACCACCATCCTCATCACCCACCGGCTGGCCAACGTCCGGCACGCCGACCGGATCTTCGTCCTGCACGACGGCGCGCTGGTCGAGGCCGGCAGTCACGCCGAACTCGTCGCCGCCGGCGGCCGGTACGCCGAACTGTTCGCCCTCCAGGCCGCCGGTTACCACGACGACCACGCCCCCGCGCCACGGCAGCGCTGA
- a CDS encoding MFS transporter, giving the protein MSNADLAPDPATAAGPAGLRQWAALSALTLAVTLLAVDGTVLALAVPALVAELQPTAVQLLWIGDAYSFALAGLLISMGTLADRIGRRRLLLTGVTGFGAASLLAAFAPSAGWLIAARVLLGVAGATLMPSTLSIVRNIFTDARQRTRAVAVWSAGASGGAALGPLVGGALLEHYWWGSVFVINVPIMLLVLVSVAALVPESRDPRPGRFDLLSALLSVAAIVALVWAVKHAAKAGVDLAGVSAAAAGLVGGVLFVRRQRRLPAPLVDITLFARPVFTGTVVASLIAIFAFSGLLFFFSQYLQLVRGYSPLQAGLRELPLTLASIAVVAIAAAALNRLGVGRALGAALLTAGAGMVVLAIGEGHAGYAPLALGLVVIGLGVGLAFTAATDAVLSAVPKDRAGSASAISEMAYEFGVALGIALLGTLHTVLYRSALPDLSTLPDPTGDAVHESLATADRALTGNGQQGAEILAAARDAFVHAMQTTSLIAAVLLIAAGVVAWKLVPSPRDR; this is encoded by the coding sequence GTGAGCAACGCGGATCTGGCACCCGACCCCGCCACTGCCGCCGGCCCCGCCGGACTGCGGCAGTGGGCCGCCCTGTCCGCGTTGACCCTGGCCGTCACGCTGCTGGCCGTCGACGGCACCGTGCTGGCGCTGGCCGTACCCGCGCTGGTCGCGGAGTTGCAGCCCACCGCGGTGCAGCTGCTGTGGATCGGTGACGCCTACTCCTTCGCCCTGGCCGGCCTGCTGATCAGCATGGGCACCCTGGCCGACCGCATCGGGCGCAGGCGGCTGCTGCTGACCGGCGTCACCGGCTTCGGCGCCGCGTCGCTGCTGGCGGCCTTCGCTCCCAGCGCCGGCTGGCTGATCGCCGCCCGGGTCCTGCTCGGCGTGGCGGGCGCGACGCTCATGCCCTCGACGCTGTCGATCGTCCGGAACATCTTCACCGACGCGCGCCAGCGCACCCGCGCCGTCGCCGTCTGGTCGGCCGGCGCCTCCGGCGGCGCGGCACTGGGTCCCCTGGTCGGTGGGGCCCTGCTGGAGCACTACTGGTGGGGCTCCGTCTTCGTGATCAACGTCCCGATCATGCTGCTGGTGCTCGTCAGCGTCGCCGCCCTGGTGCCCGAGTCGCGCGACCCGCGTCCCGGGCGGTTCGACCTGCTCAGCGCTCTGCTGTCGGTGGCGGCGATCGTGGCACTGGTCTGGGCCGTCAAGCACGCCGCCAAGGCCGGCGTCGACCTGGCCGGCGTCAGCGCGGCCGCGGCCGGCCTCGTCGGCGGGGTGCTGTTCGTGCGCCGCCAGCGCCGTCTGCCCGCCCCGCTCGTGGACATCACGCTGTTCGCCCGCCCGGTCTTCACCGGCACCGTCGTCGCCAGCCTGATCGCCATCTTCGCCTTCAGCGGCCTGCTGTTCTTCTTCTCCCAGTACCTGCAACTCGTCCGCGGTTACTCGCCGCTCCAGGCGGGCCTCCGGGAACTGCCGCTGACCCTGGCGTCCATCGCGGTCGTCGCCATCGCCGCCGCCGCGCTCAACCGCCTCGGCGTCGGACGTGCCCTCGGCGCTGCGCTGCTGACCGCGGGCGCCGGCATGGTCGTCCTCGCGATCGGCGAGGGCCACGCGGGCTACGCGCCCCTGGCGCTGGGCCTGGTCGTCATCGGCCTGGGCGTCGGCCTCGCCTTCACCGCCGCCACCGACGCGGTGCTCTCGGCGGTGCCGAAGGACCGGGCCGGCTCCGCCTCGGCCATCTCCGAGATGGCGTACGAGTTCGGCGTCGCCCTGGGCATCGCGCTGCTCGGCACCCTGCACACCGTCCTCTACCGGTCGGCCCTGCCCGACCTGTCGACCCTGCCCGACCCGACCGGCGACGCGGTGCACGAGTCACTGGCCACCGCCGACCGGGCCCTGACCGGCAACGGGCAGCAGGGCGCCGAGATCCTGGCCGCCGCCCGGGACGCCTTCGTCCACGCCATGCAGACGACCTCGCTGATCGCGGCGGTCCTGCTGATCGCCGCCGGCGTGGTCGCCTGGAAGCTCGTACCGTCACCCCGCGACCGGTGA
- a CDS encoding isovaleryl-CoA dehydrogenase, with protein MTTHEVLNQVPPLVGHDAADDPALLDALDREGAGWAAAELHELGRLGGDEQAIEHGRLANEHPPVLRTHDRHGNRVDEVEFHPAWHELMRTAVTHGLHAAPWADDRPGAHVARAAKFYTWRPDAGHGCPISMTYAAVPALRHAPELAARYEPLLTATSYDFGLRPPLAKRGLLAGMSMTEKQGGSDVRANTTTARPEPDGTYRLLGHKWFTSAPMCDVFLTLAQAPGGLTCFLVPRVLPDGTRNPMRLMRLKDKLGNRSNASAEVEYEHAVAWRVGDEGRGVRTIIDMVNLTRLDCVIGAAAGMRQGVITAAHHATHRQAFGRYLVEAPLMRNVLADLAVESEAATVLMMRLAGATDRSARGDAGETAFKRLALAVGKYWVCKRWPGHAAEALECLGGNGYVEESGMPRLFRESPLNSIWEGSGNVAALDVLRALTREPQVMEAFRAEVTAAAGADARLDAAIRRVQADLSDHDDVELRARRVVERLALVLQGSLLVRHGHPAVADAFCASRLGGDHGQAYGTLPRGVDFAAIIARAVPKVG; from the coding sequence GTGACGACGCACGAGGTCCTCAACCAGGTTCCGCCGCTGGTCGGTCACGACGCGGCCGACGACCCGGCGCTGCTCGACGCGCTCGACCGCGAGGGCGCCGGCTGGGCCGCCGCCGAGCTGCACGAGCTGGGCCGGCTCGGCGGCGACGAGCAGGCGATCGAGCACGGGCGGCTGGCCAACGAGCACCCGCCGGTGCTGCGCACCCACGACCGGCACGGCAACCGCGTCGACGAGGTGGAGTTCCACCCGGCCTGGCACGAGCTGATGCGGACCGCCGTCACGCACGGCCTGCACGCCGCGCCGTGGGCGGACGACCGGCCCGGCGCGCACGTGGCCCGCGCGGCCAAGTTCTACACCTGGCGTCCCGACGCCGGCCACGGCTGCCCGATCTCGATGACCTACGCCGCCGTGCCGGCGCTGCGGCACGCCCCGGAGCTGGCCGCGCGGTACGAGCCGCTGCTCACCGCCACGTCGTACGACTTCGGGCTGCGCCCGCCGCTGGCCAAGCGGGGACTGCTGGCCGGCATGTCGATGACGGAGAAGCAGGGCGGCTCGGACGTACGCGCCAACACCACCACCGCCCGCCCCGAGCCGGACGGCACCTACCGGCTGCTCGGGCACAAGTGGTTCACCTCGGCGCCGATGTGCGACGTCTTCCTCACCCTCGCCCAGGCGCCGGGCGGGCTCACCTGCTTCCTCGTCCCGCGCGTCCTGCCGGACGGCACACGCAACCCGATGCGGCTGATGCGACTCAAGGACAAGCTCGGCAACCGCTCCAACGCCTCGGCCGAGGTCGAGTACGAGCACGCGGTCGCCTGGCGGGTCGGCGACGAGGGCCGTGGCGTGCGCACCATCATCGACATGGTCAACCTGACCCGCCTCGACTGCGTCATCGGCGCGGCGGCCGGGATGCGCCAGGGCGTGATCACCGCCGCCCACCACGCCACCCACCGGCAGGCCTTCGGCCGGTACCTCGTCGAGGCGCCCCTGATGCGCAACGTGCTCGCCGACCTCGCGGTCGAGTCCGAGGCCGCCACCGTCCTGATGATGCGCCTCGCCGGGGCCACCGACCGATCCGCGCGCGGCGACGCCGGCGAGACCGCGTTCAAGCGGCTCGCCCTCGCCGTCGGCAAGTACTGGGTCTGCAAGCGCTGGCCGGGGCACGCCGCGGAGGCCCTCGAATGCCTGGGCGGCAACGGCTACGTCGAGGAGTCGGGCATGCCGAGGCTGTTCCGCGAGTCCCCGCTGAACTCGATCTGGGAGGGCTCCGGCAACGTCGCCGCGCTGGACGTGCTGCGCGCCCTCACCAGGGAACCCCAGGTCATGGAGGCGTTCCGGGCTGAGGTGACCGCCGCCGCCGGCGCCGACGCCCGACTCGACGCCGCCATACGCCGCGTGCAGGCCGACCTGTCCGACCACGACGACGTCGAGCTGCGGGCCCGCCGCGTCGTCGAACGGCTCGCCCTGGTCCTGCAGGGCTCGCTGCTGGTGCGGCACGGTCACCCCGCCGTCGCCGACGCCTTCTGCGCCTCCCGGCTTGGCGGCGACCACGGCCAGGCGTACGGCACGCTGCCCCGCGGCGTCGACTTCGCCGCGATCATCGCCCGCGCCGTGCCCAAGGTGGGTTGA
- a CDS encoding phosphotransferase: MTVADSLSHHVYLGADVVVKVIDAGRHSRLDREIALAPHLPAGITAPLLDSGRYELETREVRYACYARAPGTTPGMDMPGVDEATACQLAEEAVQRLHVMHSWTPAAPARQTLGETLDHGGFVSQAALLAEVGQIAALDRDGIVPRPVLDGLRAIAEGAPSQSRTDVPVHADCHWGNWLARDRGVTALLDFEWARFGEPMDDWFFLVRFSGPHMEAVLDVVADATETSPTTLRRECEVREASYLASDLRVALQRPGTPAQTVAVDVRDLEELVVASPWWRHAP; encoded by the coding sequence ATGACGGTCGCCGACAGCCTTTCGCACCACGTCTACCTGGGCGCGGACGTCGTCGTGAAGGTCATCGACGCCGGCCGCCACTCGCGACTGGACCGGGAGATCGCCCTCGCGCCCCACCTGCCCGCCGGCATCACGGCGCCGCTGCTCGACAGCGGGCGCTACGAGCTGGAGACCCGCGAGGTCCGCTACGCCTGCTACGCCCGCGCGCCGGGGACGACCCCGGGCATGGACATGCCCGGCGTCGACGAGGCGACCGCGTGCCAGTTGGCGGAGGAGGCGGTCCAGCGGCTGCACGTAATGCACAGCTGGACGCCTGCGGCCCCCGCCCGGCAGACGCTGGGGGAGACGCTCGACCACGGCGGGTTCGTCAGCCAGGCCGCGCTCCTCGCCGAGGTGGGACAGATCGCCGCCCTGGACCGGGACGGCATCGTCCCCCGCCCGGTGCTCGACGGCCTGAGGGCGATAGCGGAGGGCGCGCCGTCGCAGTCACGCACGGATGTCCCGGTTCACGCGGACTGCCACTGGGGGAACTGGCTCGCTCGCGATCGCGGTGTGACGGCGCTGCTGGACTTCGAGTGGGCGCGCTTCGGCGAACCGATGGACGACTGGTTCTTCCTGGTCCGGTTCAGCGGCCCGCACATGGAGGCCGTCCTCGACGTCGTCGCGGACGCGACGGAGACGTCCCCGACCACCCTCCGCCGGGAGTGCGAGGTGCGCGAGGCGAGCTACCTCGCCTCGGACCTCCGCGTCGCGCTCCAACGCCCCGGCACCCCCGCGCAGACGGTTGCCGTGGACGTCCGTGACCTCGAGGAACTCGTCGTCGCAAGTCCCTGGTGGCGCCACGCCCCGTAA
- a CDS encoding DHA2 family efflux MFS transporter permease subunit: MTQQSIATSDKLDASVLKVAGVVVLGAIMSILDVTVVTVALPTFQREFDASYAEVAWTMTAYTLALATVIPLSGWAADRFGTKRLYMIAIALFTIGSGLCANADTIGQLIGYRVLQGLGGGMLLPLGMTIMTRAAGPHRIGRLMAVLGIPMLLGPIGGPILGGWLIDIASWHWIFLINLPIGAVALVYAALALPKDAPEPSESFDFLGMLMLSPGLALFLYGVSTLPETGTFADTEVWVPMLVGGVLLVAFVLYSFRTRHPLLDLRLFANRNLTVAAVTMFVFIIAFMGAGLLFPSYFLQIRGETTLAAGLLMAPQGIGAMVTMPVAGMLADRVPVGRTVPFALALIAVGFFTFTQVDPETSYVLLCGSLFIMGLGMGGTMMPIMTSALKTLKAHEVARGSTLVNILQQIGGSVGAAMMSVILTNELNGSRPIPGATDPSGEPVTEAGLAIAVQQQPELAGQFPVQPSLIERGLDFAASSFATTFWVAFALVLVTFVPVAFLPRRREPSHLLDGQQEGQAKTPVIIH, from the coding sequence GTGACACAGCAATCCATCGCGACCTCGGACAAACTCGACGCCTCAGTGCTCAAGGTGGCCGGGGTCGTCGTCCTCGGCGCGATCATGTCGATCCTCGACGTGACGGTCGTCACCGTCGCCCTGCCGACCTTCCAGCGCGAGTTCGACGCGTCGTACGCCGAGGTCGCCTGGACGATGACCGCCTACACGCTGGCACTGGCCACGGTGATCCCGCTCAGCGGCTGGGCCGCCGACCGGTTCGGCACCAAGCGGCTCTACATGATCGCCATCGCGCTGTTCACGATCGGGTCGGGGCTGTGCGCCAACGCCGACACGATCGGGCAGCTGATCGGCTACCGCGTGCTCCAGGGCCTCGGCGGCGGCATGCTCCTCCCGCTGGGCATGACGATCATGACCCGGGCGGCCGGGCCGCACCGGATCGGCCGGCTGATGGCCGTCCTGGGCATCCCGATGCTGCTCGGTCCCATCGGAGGGCCGATCCTCGGTGGCTGGCTGATCGACATCGCGAGCTGGCACTGGATCTTCCTGATCAACCTGCCGATCGGCGCCGTGGCGCTCGTCTACGCCGCCCTGGCGCTGCCGAAGGACGCCCCCGAGCCCTCCGAGTCGTTCGACTTCCTCGGCATGCTGATGCTCTCGCCGGGTCTCGCCCTCTTCCTCTACGGCGTCTCCACGCTGCCCGAGACCGGCACGTTCGCCGACACCGAGGTGTGGGTGCCCATGCTGGTCGGCGGCGTGCTCCTCGTGGCCTTCGTCCTCTACTCCTTCCGGACCCGGCACCCCCTGCTCGACCTGCGGCTGTTCGCCAACCGCAACCTCACCGTCGCGGCGGTGACCATGTTCGTGTTCATCATCGCGTTCATGGGTGCCGGCCTGCTGTTCCCGAGCTACTTCCTGCAGATCCGCGGCGAGACGACCCTGGCCGCCGGCCTGCTGATGGCGCCGCAGGGCATCGGCGCGATGGTGACCATGCCGGTGGCCGGGATGCTGGCCGACCGGGTCCCCGTCGGCCGTACCGTGCCGTTCGCGCTGGCACTCATCGCCGTCGGGTTCTTCACCTTCACCCAGGTCGACCCGGAGACCTCGTACGTCCTGCTCTGCGGGTCGCTGTTCATCATGGGCCTTGGCATGGGCGGCACCATGATGCCGATCATGACCTCGGCGCTGAAGACCCTGAAGGCCCACGAGGTGGCCCGCGGCTCCACCCTGGTCAACATCCTCCAGCAGATCGGCGGGTCCGTCGGCGCCGCCATGATGTCGGTGATCCTCACCAACGAGCTGAACGGCTCCCGGCCGATCCCCGGGGCGACCGACCCGAGCGGGGAGCCGGTGACGGAGGCCGGCCTCGCCATCGCCGTCCAGCAGCAGCCGGAGCTTGCCGGGCAGTTCCCGGTCCAACCGTCGCTCATCGAGCGCGGCCTCGACTTCGCCGCCAGCTCCTTCGCCACCACGTTCTGGGTCGCGTTCGCACTGGTGCTGGTCACGTTCGTCCCGGTGGCGTTCCTGCCTCGCCGGCGGGAGCCGTCGCACCTGCTCGACGGCCAGCAGGAGGGGCAGGCGAAAACGCCCGTCATCATCCACTGA
- a CDS encoding TetR/AcrR family transcriptional regulator — protein sequence MVYRSTERVQARLSASRERIIAAALEIMAEHGYAGCSVAAVAERAGMATGSVYRHFPTKADLVAEVFRTASQREVDAVARAAALEGTVAERVTAVIETFSGRALRSPRLAYALLAEPADPAVDAERLVFRRAYAELIAGHVAQGVANGELPPQDPELTATALVGALAEAMVGPLAAGVAGPRTIEHLITFLHRALGVSP from the coding sequence GTGGTCTACCGGAGCACCGAGCGCGTGCAGGCTCGGCTGAGCGCGTCCCGGGAGCGGATCATCGCCGCCGCGCTGGAGATCATGGCCGAGCACGGGTACGCCGGCTGCTCGGTCGCCGCCGTCGCCGAGCGGGCAGGGATGGCGACCGGCAGCGTCTACCGGCACTTCCCCACCAAGGCCGACCTGGTCGCCGAGGTGTTCCGCACGGCCTCGCAGCGCGAGGTGGACGCGGTGGCACGCGCGGCGGCGCTGGAGGGCACCGTCGCCGAGCGGGTCACCGCCGTCATCGAGACGTTCTCCGGCCGGGCGCTGCGGTCCCCACGGTTGGCGTACGCCCTGCTCGCCGAGCCGGCCGACCCGGCGGTCGACGCCGAGCGGCTCGTCTTCCGCCGCGCGTACGCCGAGCTGATTGCCGGTCACGTCGCGCAGGGGGTGGCGAACGGCGAGCTTCCCCCGCAGGATCCCGAGCTGACCGCCACCGCGCTTGTCGGCGCCCTGGCCGAGGCGATGGTCGGCCCCCTGGCGGCCGGGGTCGCCGGGCCGCGCACCATCGAGCACCTGATCACGTTCCTCCACCGCGCGCTGGGAGTGTCGCCGTGA